The sequence below is a genomic window from Archangium lipolyticum.
CCTCGTTGGCGCTCTCCATGATGAACTTGAAGCGCGCGCTGACGTCCCGGCCCATCAGGTCGTTGATGACCTGGTCGGTCAGGAGCGGGTTGTCGATGGTCACCTGGAGGCTCTGACGCTTCTTCGGATCCAGCGTGGTCTCCTTCAGCTCGTCCGGCGTCATCTCACCCAGACCCTTGAAGCGCATGACGCTGGGCTTGGCGTTGCCCTTGACCTTCTCGCGGATGATCTGATCGCGGTGGGCCTCGTCGAGCGCCCAGTACGTCTCCTTGCCGATGTCCACCCGGAAGAGGGGGGGCTGGGCGAGGTAGACGTGCCCCTGCTCGATGAGGGGGCGCAGGTGCCGGTAGAAGAAGGTGAGCAGCAGCGTGGCGATGTGGTTGCCGTCGCTGTCGGCGTCCATCATCAGGAAGACGCGGCCGTAGCGCAGCTTGGTGATGTCGAAGTCCTTGCCGATGCCGCAGCCCAGGGCGCTGACGATGTCCGTGAGCTCCTTGTTGCCCACCACCTTGTCGGTGGAGGCCTGCTCGGCGTTGAGCACCTTGCCACGCAGCGGGAGGACGGCCTGGGTGCGCCGGTCGCGGCCCTGCTTGGCGCTGCCACCTGCGGAGTCACCCTCGACGAGGAAGAGCTCGCTGGTGCCCGGCTCCGTGGAGGAGCAGTCCGCCAGCTTGCCCGGCAGGTTGAGCCGGTGGCTGACGGCCGTCTTGCGGCTGATGGCCTGCGAGGCGGCGCGGCTGGCCTCGCGGGCGCGGGCGGCCAGCACGATGCGGGCCACCACCGCCTCGGCGATGGACTTGTTGTCGTTGAGCCACTTCTCCAGCGCGGGGCGGATGACGCCGTCCACCTGGGCCGTGGTCTCCGGGTTGTTGAGGCGCCCCTTCGTCTGGCCCTGGAACTGCGGCTCCACCACGTAGGTGGAGAGGATGGACGTCATGCCCTCGCGGATGTCCTCCGCGGTGAGCGTGACGCCCTTGGGCGTGAGGTCGTGCGTCTCGATGTAGTTGCGCACCGCCTTCACCACCGCGCCGCGCAGACCCGCCTCGTGCGTGCCGCCCAGCGGCGTGGGGATGCCGTTGACGTACGAGCGGATGTGCTCGTCCGTGGCCTCCGTCCACACCAGCGCGGCCTCCAGGCGCACCCCGTTGTCACGCGAGTGGTAGAAGATGGCCGTGCTGCCAGCCGGCACCACCGGCTTGCCGCGCTCGGCCACCACCTTGGTCAGGTACTCGGCGATGCCGCCATCGTGCTTGAACTCCTCCTTCACGGGCGGGGTGGCCGTGTCGTCCTTCCAGACGACCGTCATGCCCTTGTGGAGGTAGCTCTTCGCCTCGAGCCGCTCGCGGATGAGCTTCGCGTCGAACTTCAGCTTCTCGCCGAAGATCTCCGGATCCGGCTCGAAGGTCATGGAGGTGCCGGTGCCACGCGCCGGACCCTCCGCCTTGAGCGCGCTGGTGGGCCTGCCCTTGCTGTACGTCTGCACGTGGCGCTTGCCGTCGCGCTTGATCTCCACCACCAGCTTGCGGGCGAGCGCGTTCACCACCGAGCTGCCCACGCCGTGCAGACCGCCCGAGTGGATGTAGTTGCCCTGCTCGAACTTACCGCCCGCGTGAAGCGTGGTGAGGATGATCTCCACCGCCGGCTTCTTGAACTTGGGCATGATGTCGATGGGGATGCCTCGCCCATCGTCCACCACGGTGATGGTCCGGCCGTCCTTGTGGAGCGTGACTTCCACTGTGGACGCATAGCCGTTGATGACCTCGTCCACCGAGTTGTCGAGGATCTCCCACAGCAGGTGGTGGTAGCCCGTGCTGTCGGTGCCACCGATGTACATCGCCGGGCGCTTGCGGACCGGCTCCAGGCCCTCGAGGACCTGGATGTCCGCGCCCGTGTAGGTCGTCTTCTTGGTCGTCGCCATGACAGTCTCCGGCTACTCCTTCTTCTGCTCCGGCAGCGGGACGAAGAGGGGTGCGCGCAGCACCTCCTTCACCGCGTCCTTGCGCGACATCTCGTGACCCTTGCCGCC
It includes:
- a CDS encoding DNA gyrase/topoisomerase IV subunit B, whose translation is MATTKKTTYTGADIQVLEGLEPVRKRPAMYIGGTDSTGYHHLLWEILDNSVDEVINGYASTVEVTLHKDGRTITVVDDGRGIPIDIMPKFKKPAVEIILTTLHAGGKFEQGNYIHSGGLHGVGSSVVNALARKLVVEIKRDGKRHVQTYSKGRPTSALKAEGPARGTGTSMTFEPDPEIFGEKLKFDAKLIRERLEAKSYLHKGMTVVWKDDTATPPVKEEFKHDGGIAEYLTKVVAERGKPVVPAGSTAIFYHSRDNGVRLEAALVWTEATDEHIRSYVNGIPTPLGGTHEAGLRGAVVKAVRNYIETHDLTPKGVTLTAEDIREGMTSILSTYVVEPQFQGQTKGRLNNPETTAQVDGVIRPALEKWLNDNKSIAEAVVARIVLAARAREASRAASQAISRKTAVSHRLNLPGKLADCSSTEPGTSELFLVEGDSAGGSAKQGRDRRTQAVLPLRGKVLNAEQASTDKVVGNKELTDIVSALGCGIGKDFDITKLRYGRVFLMMDADSDGNHIATLLLTFFYRHLRPLIEQGHVYLAQPPLFRVDIGKETYWALDEAHRDQIIREKVKGNAKPSVMRFKGLGEMTPDELKETTLDPKKRQSLQVTIDNPLLTDQVINDLMGRDVSARFKFIMESANEVEELDV